CTGCTGCCTTCCCTGCTGGTGCTAGAAGCGCTGCTCCAGCTGCAGGTGCTGCGGGTGGACTGGCTCCCACCCAGCAACCGAACTATGGACCCAGTTTCTTCGGCCCCGGGCTCAATAACCCCCTGGCCGTGCCCATCAACCCCTTAGTGGCCCAACAAGCACAGAGGATCGCCTCCTTTAACCCCAACATCCGAGTGGTGAGTTCTGACTTTTTTCTATTACTCTTCTCATTGGTCATAATAATACTTGCAATGCCTGTATTTCAGGCAGTGTCTTTATGGTAAGCTGTCGAGTAATATTTCCCGAAACATCATAACAAATGTAAGTGAGAAAAGCTCATATGTGAATACAAATGAAAAGAAATTTGATCTTGCAGCAGGCAGTAAATCTTAATTAAAGATCTTACAGTGTACAGATCTGTGTAAACGTGTATCTCTACATTAAATTGGCCGCCATTATTTTAACTGATACATCTGTTCTTTTAGTTTGTTGATATCGACGGATCAGTGCAGTTCACCGACCAGTTCGGCCGAGAAGTTGAGGAGATTTTGGACGAGTTTGGCCGAGATGTGACTGAACTTCTGGACGTTGAGGAACAACAGGAGCGACTTCTTAATGCCCGCAGGCAGGAACTGGAACGTCGTCAGCAGTTACTCGACCTGCAGCTTCTCCAGAATTTCAACACCAACCCTACAACTTTCGGTCTAAATggtgggcttggtggtggtgttggcaccaGAGCCGGTAGTATTggtggaagtggtgttggtggtggtttagCTGCAACAGGTAATCGACGACCAGTTTACACGATCATTGTGTAAGGCCTAGTCAATCACCGCCCCGACACGCCCTGCAGCAAGGCCATAGCTATCACCTCAAATAGCTAACATGTCTTTCTTTTGGTCCCATATCAACCGTACTGATACTCCCGACCTTCCTATTGCCTGCTGGTGCAGGTCACGTAATTCTGCCCCTCACTTTATATTCTCACTCCCTTGGTAAATACGTCATTATTCAGTTTACTTGAGTCTGCCTGCAAATTGCTTGCTCCTTTGAATCACTCGATTTACCATATTTCCTGAGCTTTCCTACGTCACCTCATCTAATCCTTACTGCGTCACCTCACCTGATACTTCCTGCGTCACCTCACGTTGATGCTTCCTGCGTCACCTCACGTTGATGCTTCCtgcgtcacctcaccttcctCCCGTGCCTTCGTCCTGCGTCACCATCACTTTACCCCCATAACCCACAACACCTGCAGTCCTTCCCGTCTAAAATATTTGTATCTACAAAACCCCTGCACACTATCGCCCCTCCCCAGCACAGTACCCCACCACTGTCATTACTCCCCAGCACGACGCTGCTCAACGAGCAGCATGTCAATGACACATGTCAGTGACAGCGTGTCTAATCAACAATATTATTTTGACATCTTTGTAAATTATTTAATTAAACAGAATACACATACAATAGCGTCTTATATTCCTTTTGtttctctattggataattttaTTTAACTCGTATAATGAGTCTTGCACTAGAGCGAGTGGACAATTAACAAGAGTTTAGTGTTGTTAGCTTTCATGAGCGCTTTCACATCTGAGTTACGGAAAATCAAGTCAGCTGAGGTATGGTTATTGTTGCTGGGTTCAATCGATCGAGTTCAATTGGGAAAGAGTGCATGACCATGAGGTGAAAAAGATAGCCACGGAAAAGCAATAGGGAGCATTCGGAGAAAATGTGTCATTTGTCTCTGATTCTTGAGCATTTGCTTGTCCTACCTTCCCTAGTTAACAgtgaacttatatatatatatatatatatatatatatatatatatatatatatatatatgaatatatatatatatatatataaatatatatatgaatatatatatatatatatatatatatatatatatatatatatatatatatgaatatatatatatatatatatatatatatatatatatatatatatatatatatatatatatatatatatatatatatatatatatataaatttgtgagggtaccacctctggtgccaatgtggggacccatagcctcggtgaACAACACTTTTGTGTTGCCACGTGAAAATCGCGAACAGCATGCGTTGCAAATTGCGAACAGCACGCgatttgctgttcgaactccgaggccctcaAGTCTTACggaaagagaggcttgtttccactgtaggtcatcgagagaggggttgagggctttttctagcattgatttcagtatcccatgaagcccacatcaaaaggatagcaTCAGCGGCGAATGCAaggttggcaaacataagaacttcctccagaaacttgtgtaaggaatcattcagaaccttgtatacctcatataaTAGTCCAATActagaatatgcggctccagagaggagtccacatctagtcaaacacaaaacgaagttagaaaaggtttaaTTAGAggcatgccaccaggctagtctccgagcagagaggaatgagctatgaggaaagattattggaactgaacctcacgatactggaagacagaagagataggggagacatgatcactacctacaaaattctcaaaggaactgacagggtagataaagaaaaactttttaacacgggtggtacgcgaacaaggggacacaggtggaaactgagtacccaaatgagccacaggggggttagaaagaactttttcagtgtcagagtggttaacaagtggaatgcattaggcagtgatgtggtggaggctgacaccatacacagtttcaaatgtagatatgatagagccaaataggctcaggaacctgtacaccagttgattgacggttgagaggcgggaccaaagagctagagctcaacccccgctagcacaactaggtgagtaactaggtaagtacacactaaACAGATGGGAAacaggcggaaacagatgggcagaattttttttcaccctgaatgcccctgttacctagcagtaaataggtaccatggagttagacaactgttacggctgcctattgtgtgtgtgtgtgaagaaaaacaaaattagttagtagttagtaacagttgattgacagttgagaggcgggtcgaaagagcagagctcaacccccgcaagcataatacATGCATACAATACATGtatggtgaatacaactaggtgaatattaaGGGAGAATGCCTGTTTCTGTCTATCCAAAGTTGGAGGCCCCGACGTTGGGGGCTCAACTTACTTTGCAGAGTGAATGGTTTGAGGTACTAGACGGACAGCCTGTAACCCAACACTCCCAGCGATTTTTATCAAGTCTAATGGTAAGGGAacaatcaggagaaagcgccaagccattatgactctcGTGAATCCGGGCTGAAATCCGGATTGCGATGTCCGTAGAGCGTGAAGTTTGATCGCACAATTATCTTAATATTTTctgagaggggaagaggggggaaaaGCGGAGATGGAGGTTGGAGAGTGGCGAAGGAGCTTTCTTAACAATACACTTTCTGAGAAAAGAGACGGGGAAatggggggaggtggtgaggaccaaggggatgggggagaggggagaaagcGTGGACGAAGGCAGGGGGGATCATTGGCATGTGGATGAGGAGGTCAAGGAGAAAATGGGAGGAGAGATAGActaccccgggcaccgccgggtaccacCCCTAGTATACTATTAGAGAATGTTTGTTAGTCTGTCCAAATTTGGAGGCCAGAAGCTTGGGACTAGCATCACCCAAATTTGCaaggggaatggtctggggaacAGTATGGACATAGGCTGGTCCGGGTACGCCTACTTTAAGtgatttaagaaatattagcaatCATGAACAACCCTAGGTCATTTTCACCGAGTCTTTCATGGCGTCACATGTGAAATATGGAGTGTGGTTAACGTGGAGCTATTTGACATAATATAATTTCGCTAAAGAATATAtggtcctgtatgactaaccatcctgcgagatggggattttTTGCATCACGTAgccagctttttgacacactgtactccctttcatatagtctagggtagccgaacaaatgcacatgtacctaaatgcattaataataataaaaaagaccCATATAGTTGTTTCAGTGGGTCTtgataatatattttctgagagaatGAGGATAAATAAATGGATAGACAGATGAATATACCTGTCCCCGAGACCAAGGAAAAATCTGAATTACTTATCTCATTTATCACCATAGTGCCACGCAAGAGGAGCCACATACTTTTCGGCCgtgcaataatatcagcagatacCGGGACGTTGGCAAGTGCCACCGCTCACCGCACGCTAGGCTATTTAAGCCTCTCGGGGAGTGTGCAACACTTGCTGGTGCAGATCTGACAACACGTAAATGTATCCTGTATCCTGCAGAACCTTTCGCACTCTATATCGATATGAAAACTGTATTTGACAATTTAAAAGAATTTAGAAATAACTATTACTAATGatcatgaaaaaatataaatgttttgtctGGCCCGTATGGGGATCGAACCCACGACATCCGCGTTATTAGCACGGCGCTCTAACCAACTGAGCTAACAGGCCATGACTAATAAGTTTGTAGTTACATGAATAAATTGTCGTTATTTGATTTGATGTTGATAATTCCTTTTTTGGAATAAATTTAGTCAGGTTTGAGAAAGAATATAAGGTGAGAACCAATGAGGAACGAAAAATGAAATTTGTCATTGTATTAATCATTCCTTAGGGGAAaatgctaagccagtatgacaatATAACAACACATGGAAGAGTATATTAAGTGAGGACAGATTcgataggatatgaggacaagtgaAGAGATAATTCCTAACTACTAATTGGACTATTCGGTACAACGAACCTAACTCCATGTAGGGTCAGTGTTCGATCCACGATGGTCGAAGTGGTGGGACACTATTCCTTCACTCCGTTCTATCCTGTCCTGATCTCACACCCTTCCATGCGCTATAATCCTACTGGTTTAGAGCTTTCTCCTGATGATTACCTAT
The sequence above is a segment of the Procambarus clarkii isolate CNS0578487 chromosome 44, FALCON_Pclarkii_2.0, whole genome shotgun sequence genome. Coding sequences within it:
- the LOC123745240 gene encoding uncharacterized protein; translated protein: MKFIVCVLLAAAGMVSAQSARGATITHRRPSANNIQDPASFPADPSPAATFSADPSPAATFSADPTPAAAFPAGARSAAPAAGAAGGLAPTQQPNYGPSFFGPGLNNPLAVPINPLVAQQAQRIASFNPNIRVFVDIDGSVQFTDQFGREVEEILDEFGRDVTELLDVEEQQERLLNARRQELERRQQLLDLQLLQNFNTNPTTFGLNGGLGGGVGTRAGSIGGSGVGGGLAATGNRRPVYTIIV